In the genome of Candidatus Thermoplasmatota archaeon, the window CTTGGACGGCACCTTCCTATGCAGAGGTTCGTCGATCTCAATCCAACCTATCCAGTTGCCGATCCTGTCAGTCATGACGAAATCGATGAAGTCCAGCTCGTGCCAGTCTGATGACGACTCCCTCTTCACATCCACAAGGTCCGAGTTCATTATGTAATCCGCGTCGTCACCATAGGCGATGACTTGGTCCTCAGCTCTGACGTAGTAGCAACCCCGGCCGATCTTGAACTCCGGTGAGAGATCGTTCTTCATGCGCTCAAGAGTGTACGCGTGTCTCTTGATCACAACCTCCTTATCCGGAGGATAGCCGTGCAAGGCCCTCGGACAGAACATTCCCGTCTTCTCGTCGATGACACCAAGACTTACGAGCTTGATGCCGAAGGCATCAGATATCGTGTCGACGACCTTCTGCAACAGCACATCGAGCGGTTCGACCCGGAGTATTAGCCGAAGGATGTCCAAGACATCCTCAACTGGCAGAGTCTTGCCGTTCGTCAATCGATCTTCCGAGGCCTCGCTAGTCTGGACTGCCTCGCGCATCCCCATCCCTCATCTTCTCATCCCGAAGGTTCGTATTCACAATGTATTATAAAAACATGTCGGACAGATGCCAGTCAATTTGTCATGTAGCAGCCCTAGGAGGAAATCTTATAAGTCGAATGCGTTATGCCCATTCGAGCATGTCGATTGATCTAATCCCAAAGCCAACTTTCGAGCCGACGGTCAAGGATCCATACGGTCGCGAGGTAAGGAGCCTGAGGCTCTCTGTGACTCAACAGTGTGACCTAGCGTGCTCTCATTGTCATAGAGAGGGCCAATCTGAGTCGATCGTCGAGATGACCCCGGATGAGATGGAGAAGCTCGTGAGGATTGCTGTATCCTTGGGGGTCAGAAAGATAAAGCTCACCGGGGGTGAACCCTTGCTTAGAGATGACATCTTGGAGATCGTCTCAAGAATGTCGCCGCTGGTCACCGAGGTCTCTCTGACCACGAACGGGTCCCGACTCTCACGCCTGGCTAATCCCCTCAAACTGGCTGGACTGCGAAGAGTGAATGTGAGCCTCCACACCCTCGATCCTGACTTGTACGCCAGCATCTGTGGGATGGATCTGTCCGGGCTGGTTGTCGATGGGATATCTGCAGCCGTTCGCGCAGGCCTGAATCCAGTCAAGGTCAACATGGTGGTGCTCAAGGACACAAATGAGAGCCACATCAGACCGATGATTGACTTCTGTGCCAGGTCAGGGGCCGTGCTTCAACTGATCGAATTCGAGGCGGATAGGGAGAGCTCGAACGGATGTCAGTTCGCGAAGCGCTACTACTCCCTGAAGTCGACTGAAGAGATGCTTGCCCGGCAATCTCTCGAAACTTCGATCAACGAACTGCACAGACGCAAGAGGTATCGGATTCCCGCCAATGGGGGAACGGTGGTAGTCGAGGTTGTGAGACCGATGCACAACACCGAGTTCTGCTCCAACTGCAGTCGAATAAGGATGTCGAGCGATGGTCGACTGAAGCCGTGCCTCCTAGATTCAGACGGAGAGGTGGATGTTCTGACTCCCATGAGGAATGGAATGTCGAACCATCAATTGCGCGGGCTCTTCTTGAAGGCGATAGAGAACAGGAAACCTTATTGGAGTTGATCTAGACATGGATGTCCAAGTGAAGGTCACGAGCAGGCAGGTCATTGTTGAGAGGGTATTGCGGTGGGTGTCCTCTGGATCAGCGGGC includes:
- the moaA gene encoding GTP 3',8-cyclase MoaA yields the protein MSIDLIPKPTFEPTVKDPYGREVRSLRLSVTQQCDLACSHCHREGQSESIVEMTPDEMEKLVRIAVSLGVRKIKLTGGEPLLRDDILEIVSRMSPLVTEVSLTTNGSRLSRLANPLKLAGLRRVNVSLHTLDPDLYASICGMDLSGLVVDGISAAVRAGLNPVKVNMVVLKDTNESHIRPMIDFCARSGAVLQLIEFEADRESSNGCQFAKRYYSLKSTEEMLARQSLETSINELHRRKRYRIPANGGTVVVEVVRPMHNTEFCSNCSRIRMSSDGRLKPCLLDSDGEVDVLTPMRNGMSNHQLRGLFLKAIENRKPYWS